In the Malassezia vespertilionis chromosome 1, complete sequence genome, one interval contains:
- a CDS encoding uncharacterized protein (BUSCO:EOG09262DKA; COG:U; EggNog:ENOG503P1RB) — protein sequence MSTLTKPTRFLTDVAERVKPELSRGTDVWTFFNPLVFPSAVNLGQGYMNWKPPAFILDPLLQEMEHRTELHHYSHARGRPRLREAIREHYSESYCKPKDTEAVQQGTVRLDDHGLPVRRPVSNIPLDIEKEMVVTAGANEGMYAAMCAFIDEGDEVVMFEPFFDQYVCEVSYNGGVPVYIPMIPGTSGGAHVDANDWSFDWDLLEEKLQSPRVKALFLNTPYNPIGKVCTLAELQRLAQLCIKYDILVISDEVYDCLTYDGHQHIRIASIDGMWDRTLTIGSAGKSFACTGWRVGWVIGAPHLVGPTAAAHVRITFTANSPASEGAAIGLELEPKQDFFRKQREEYAARRQELMDALDNLGLPYTVPHGSYFVLVDASSIHVPEDFPFPDAVLKKARDYQICWFIAKTCDVVVLPVTAFYSDEHAHAGDRYIRFTFCKDNQIGEAARRLEKSIVDDERPKRRSMRADGEPKRRSSSRTPHDDLVAMADDAVGVPQRSLSRSNSRAAAAVPQETSRKRSTARDVRDADKLKEREARRERRREARNEERKAMRRGEEKAERKHVSRHPDAPVRRVKRPEPEERPLRRKAPPVESKYMGIPTVTSPEPSAPLRDNASKRSLFGLGGRSLLRRRNDSSMSSMTDAERIKDMYAQNPDMENSLRSQAKAKQREVQSKLDAEEQAMREKLEAKERAMREKQMAKSTLEMEKAESKLRAAQVKADAKNSTEKAKREAKQQAMIVAEKKREAAEILRQQKLDEKARKQQEKNVAREAVQRDQEAKETAAIAQAREQERLRERAEMDRKQRRLLAITPFRRRQRAVDVELEPEQRHELLKALVMMQINQEFLDFGRPNILTMYGYPFASDSSEIQRKRRLQLQVFAKKKQPSAAMSKDMLDALHEPLILRHMYQVHLRTFPWLNKAPLSFWRKRIQRLNDDYTHLGLSTSRERGEMVLTHMLSLGFTQFLGMFFSRGFGVRGANELRGPGMGDPGTEEWGVGKNWGAGTVKRGLDRPYQLNARDTKLIDSFFVGQEREAWVAAGRDVTRIDRDWDAFKETIIEREDGMEELLGYLPISNVNNLPVHLQNTEEFVRVQVALIARWLLYESPSADDLFRFVRVIHSLFPYWPARQILKVANAQVMIQMFLSLLLASPAGSKSLFQRIVGFVLSKQVNVVQREFIDPIQREINEPALMQKVDAYVRNRSVHDADRMEQLSIDSGDDILTVILNAYGDLRLDGEMQNHVLDMQRAFACSPYQADPGLAYPPGSTPGKDKPAVPTWGATVPDAARARMFALLKLYLRERLRKRDYEKFVELLSTSIVPDIIRDGAQIIFYDIIREVASVADLSARLGDMQNLIDDMIRVRTKTDNSAEQWVDLAHKHHEFIYFFVHEMAPVLDPLWKWCQTGCDFMSLSTTDPANPADRNAENIEVNLDEMLLDERLSENDVDGIIAEADAMVEYARWRKIRFAVQLRSIYLLGIQPSVSGVWKETIPTESMRKSLRSVDNMMMGLLQTDKMEYDDGYLDKIRGSERRDLPWAFYDKANPLGQSVPAEKESDEFRMPANKAEIKPPSLDYTRKLLPMFRELLVAKMPDWLDPEVNSEPIAHPTTLVNDSTKMLKTQRFGIFRRG from the exons atgagcACCCTCACAAAGCCGACTCGTTTTCTCACCGATGTTGCGGAGCGCGTGAAGCCCGAGCTGAGCCGCGGCACGGATGTGTGGACGTTTTTTAACCCCCTCGTGTTTCCCAGTGCCGTCAACCTGGGCCAAGGCTACATGAACTGGAAGCCACCAGCCTTTATCCTGGATCCTCTGCTCCAAGAGATGGAGCATCGCACAGAACTGCACCACTACTCGCATGCACGTGGACGTCCGCGTCTGCGCGAGGCGATCCGCGAGCATTATTCGGAGAGCTACTGCAAGCCAAAAGACACTGAAGCTGTACAGCAAGGCACGGTACGTCTCGACGACCATGGGCTGCCTGTGCGCCGTCCGGTGAGCAACATTCCGCTCGATATAGAGAAAGAAATGGTTGTTACTGCGGGCGCAAACGAGGGCATGTATGCAGCCATGTGTGCGTTTATCGATGAGGGCGACGAGGTGGTCATGTTCGAGCCATTTTTCGACCAGTACGTGTGCGAAGTCTCGTACAATGGCGGCGTGCCCGTGTACATTCCCATGATCCCAGGTACTTCTGGTGGTGCCCATGTCGACGCGAATGACTGGTCGTTTGACTGGGACTTGCTCGAGGAAAAGTTGCAGAGCCCGCGCGTCAAGGCGCTCTTTCTCAACACGCCATACAACCCGATCGGCAAGGTATGCACGCTCGCtgagctgcagcgcctcgcgcaacTATGCATCAAATACGACATTTTAGTGATCTCTGACGAGGTCTACGATTGCCTGACCTACGACGGCCACCAACATATCCGTATCGCGAGCATCGACGGCATGTGGGATCGAACACTGACCATTGGTAGCGCTGGCAAGTCGTTTGCATGCACAGGATGGCGTGTCGGCTGGGTCAttggcgcaccgcatctTGTAGGGCCTACAGCCGCCGCGCATGTGCGCATCACCTTCACGGCAAACTCACCTGCAAGCGAAGGCGCAGCGATCGGTTTGGAGCTCGAACCGAAGCAAGACTTTTttcgcaagcagcgcgaggagtacgccgcgcgccggcagGAGCTCATGGATGCACTCGACAACCTCGGCCTGCCCTACACAGTCCCGCATGGCTCCTACTTTGTGCTCGTCGATGCATCCAGTATACACGTCCCCGAAGACTTTCCCTTCCCCGATGCGGTGCTCAAAAAGGCACGCGACTACCAAATCTGCTGGTTCATTGCCAAGACCTGTGACGTGGTCGTGCTCCCTGTTACTGCATTCTACTCTGACGAACATGCCCACGCAGGCGATCGCTACATTCGCTTCACATTCTGTAAAGACAACCAGATCggcgaagcggcgcgccgtttaGAAAAG TCGATTGTGGATGACGAGCGTCCAAAGAGGAGGAGTATGCGTGCAGATGGTGAGCCTAAAAGGCGAagctcttcgcgcacgccgcacgaCGATCTTGTCGCGATGGCAGATGATGCGGTCGGAGTGCCGCAACGCAGCTTGAGCCGCAGTAACAGCAGGGCAGCGGCAGCCGTGCCGCAAGAAACAtcacgcaagcgcagcactgcgcgcgatgtgcgcgatgcggatAAACTGAAGGAGAgagaggcgcgccgcgagcgccgcagggAAGCGCGCAACGAAGAACGCAAAGCCATGCGCCGTGGCGAGGAAAAAGCTGAGCGCAAGCATGTAAGCAGGCATCCTGATGCCCCAGTGCGTCGTGTAAAACGGCCAGAGCCCGAGGAgcgcccgctgcggcgcaaagctCCTCCGGTCGAATCCAAGTACATGGGCATTCCCACGGTCACTAGCCCCGAGCCTAGCGCCCCCCTACGCGACAATGCAAGCAAACGAAGCTTATTTGGACTGGGCGGTAGGTCGCTGCTTCGTCGTCGCAATGACTCTTCGATGAGCAGCATGACCGACGCTGAGCGTATCAAGGATATGTATGCGCAAAACCCCGATATGGAAAATTCTCTCCGCAGCCAAGCCAAAgcgaagcagcgcgaggtgcAGAGCAAGCTGGATGCCGAGGAACAAGCCATGCGCGAAAAGCTCGAGGCGAAGgagcgcgcaatgcgggAAAAACAAATGGCCAAGTCGACTTTGGAGATGGAGAAGGCCGAGAGCaagctgcgtgccgcgcaagtcAAGGCCGATGCAAAGAATTCCACGGAGaaggccaagcgcgaggcgaaACAGCAGGCCATGATTGTTGCCGAGAAGAAACGCGAAGCTGCAGAAATTCTGCGCCAGCAGAAATTGGAcgaaaaggcgcgcaagcagcaagAAAAGAacgtggcgcgcgaggccgtTCAGCGCGACCAGGAAGCCAAAGAGACGGCCGCGAttgcacaagcgcgtgAGCAGGAGCGACTGCGCGAACGTGCGGAAATGGaccgcaagcagcgccgtctcTTGGCCATTACGCCTTTCCGCCGCAGGCAGCGCGCAGTGGACGTCGAGTTGGAGCCCGAACAGCGGCACGAGCTGCTTAAAGCGCTGGTTATGATGCAAATAAACCAAGAGTTCCTCGACTTTGGCCGCCCGAACATTTTGACCATGTACGGCTACCCTTTTGCGAGCGACTCTAGCGAAATACAGCGTaagcgccgcctgcagctCCAGGTGTTTGCAAAGAAGAAGCAGCCGAGCGCTGCGATGAGCAAAGATATGCTGGATGCCTTACACGAGCCATTGATTTTGCGCCACATGTACCAAGTCCATCTGCGCACCTTTCCTTGGCTGAACAAGGCGCCGCTTTCTTTTTGGCGCAAGCGTATTCAGCGCCTGAACGACGACTACACCCACCTCGGCCTCTCTACatcgcgcgagcgcggagAAATGGTCCTGACACACATGCTTTCCCTCGGCTTCACCCAATTCCTGGGCATGTTTTTCTCTCGTGGCTTTGGTGTGCGTGGCGCAAACGAACTGCGTGGCCCTGGCATGGGCGATCCCGGCACGGAGGAGTGGGGCGTCGGAAAGAATTGGGGTGCGGGCACGGTAaagcgcggcttggacCGCCCCTACCAGctcaatgcgcgcgacacgaAACTCATCGATAGCTTCTTTGTCGGCCAAGAACGAGAAGCATGGGTCGCTGCCGGCCGCGACGTGACTCGCATTGATCGTGACTGGGACGCGTTTAAAGAGACCATTATCGAGCGGGAGGATGGCATGGAAGAGCTTCTCGGCTACTTGCCGATCAGCAATGTGAACAATCTGCCCGTACACCTGCAAAACACGGAGGAATttgtgcgcgtgcaagTAGCGCTGATTGCGCGCTGGCTTTTGTACGAGTCCCCCTCGGCAGACGACTTGTTCCGCTTTGTGCGCGTCATTCACTCCCTCTTCCCCTACTGGCCAGCCAGGCAGATCCTCAAGGTGGCCAATGCACAGGTCATGATCCAAATGTTCCTCTCCCTCTTGCTCGCCTCGCCTGCTGGCTCCAAGTCCCTGTttcagcgcatcgtcgggTTCGTGCTGAGCAAGCAGGTAAATGTGGTCCAGCGCGAGTTCATCGACCCCATCCAGCGCGAGATCAATGAGCCGGCCCTTATGCAAAAGGTCGACGCGTATGTGCGCAATCGGAGCGTGCACGATGCAGACCGCATGGAACAGCTCTCTATAGACAGTGGCGACGATATCCTGACCGTCATCCTGAATGCCTACGGCGACTTGCGCCTTGACGGCGAAATGCAGAACCACGTTTTggacatgcagcgcgcgtttgcCTGCTCGCCCTACCAAGCTGACCCTGGACTGGCCTATCCGCCAGGATCAACGCCTGGAAAAGACAAACCTGCAGTCCCGACGTGGGGCGCGACGGTGccggatgctgcgcgcgcgcgcatgtttgCTCTGCTCAAGCTGTACCTGCGTGAGAGgttgcgcaagcgcgactaTGAAAAGTTTGTCGAGCTGCTGAGCACGAGCATTGTGCCCGACATTAtccgcgacggcgcacaAATCATCTTTTACGACATTATCCGCGAGGTGGCGTCTGTTGCAGACCTGAGTGCGCGCTTGGGCGACATGCAAAACCTGATCGACGACATGATCCGTGTGCGGACCAAGACGGACAACAGTGCCGAGCAGTGGGTGGATTTGGCCCACAAACACCACGAGTTTATCTACTTTTTCGTCCACGAGATGGCGCCTGTATTGGATCCGCTCTGGAAGTGGTGCCAAACGGGCTGCGACTTCATGTCGCTCTCTACCACCGACCCCGCCAATCCTGCCGACCGCAATGCAGAGAATATCGAGGTGAACCTCGACGAAATGCTTTTGGACGAGCGTTTGTCTGAAAACGACGTGGACGGCATCATTGCCGAGGCGGATGCCATGGTCGAGTACGCCCGCTGGCGCAAGATTCGATTCGCTGTGCAGCTCCGTTCCATCTACTTGCTGGGCATCCAGCCTTCGGTCTCTGGCGTTTGGAAAGAAACTATCCCTACAGAATCCATGCGCAAATCCCTCCGCAGTGTGGACAACATGATGATGGGGCTGCTCCAAACGGATAAGATGGAATACGACGACGGCTACTTGGACAAGATCCGCGGGTCTGAGCGCCGCGATTTGCCGTGGGCATTTTATGACAAGGCAAACCCGCTGGGGCAGTCGGTGCCTGCCGAGAAGGAATCGGATGAGTTCCGTATGCCGGCGAACAAGGCAGAGATCAAGCCGCCTTCGCTCGATTATACGCGCAAGCTTTTGCCCATGTTCCGTGAGCTGCTTGTGGCCAAGATGCCGGACTGGCTCGATCCAGAAGTGAACAGCGAGCCGATTGCACACCCCACAACGCTGGTGAACGACTCGACCAAGATGTTGAAGACGCAGCGGTTCGGCATATTCCGCCGCGGATAA
- a CDS encoding uncharacterized protein (EggNog:ENOG503NY7W; COG:J), whose protein sequence is MEAPLRADGKSHASFEHANGMHLSVNVFDGSAGRIVCVADIRGNIRLLNKIAAETKAKAIIHTGDFGFFTNESLPQLSERTLKHVVQYSPLLSPKLRSALLDSSDRGASMHGSGVGVLRQGLLEHPEAALSELPQLLAGNIVLQVPVFTIWGACEDVHVVERFRTREYNVPNLHILDEESTQALDVGGVRLRLLGLGGAVVMHKLFDNGTGNSTIAGAHGSMWTTVLQIGALIETAQHVYDPSEVRLLITHGSPGREGQLAQLAHALRADFTLSAGLHMRYVTVYNDFGVHTSLDAYRAKLLHAKSQFEDVWKSVEAQVEATIDPSQRRLLSNALGVTLRVPQPFQAAAGLQGARDESAWKHMWHWNLPDAGLGLLVLDIAHGRVHTETHSQGMNFSNRREKPLPGPKANVMLSKERALPAVPKDRLPSKERLAEPRSTVDNILFLGHMGDAFPIAEDDVRAFFVEHAAGITQVVFFPLDRTRRLDKERKEEVGYRTFVHVVFKDALAAQAALACRGRTIKKTDVVPTLEPLARKNGVSDRKDRKERVPKEKRVLPEVTAPEEIFARSGRTRGGRSIRGGRNKDRAAKEGAVATKPVAQNGLSEAEGKAGGKTEGKTDVKSQDALSVADGSEAKTEAKTEAKTEAKTEAKTEAKSTETNAPETHAPPAQSPRAQSPRAQAPETKAPIEAAGNTSA, encoded by the exons ATGGAggcgccattgcgcgcagATGGCAAGAGTCACGCCAGCTTTGAGCATGCGAACGGCATGCATTTGTCTGTGAATGTATTTGATGGATCTGCGGGCCGTATTGTGTGTGTGGCTGATATTCGAG GAAACATCCGACTCCTGAACAAGATTGCCGCCGAGACCAAGGCAAAAGCGATTATCCACACGGGTGACTTTGGTTTCTTTACAAACGAATCCTTGCCGCAGCTGAGCGAGCGGACACTGAAGCATGTCGTGCAATACTCACCGCTGCTCTCTCCAAAACTGCGCTCCGCACTGCTGGACAGTAGTGACCGCGGCGCCTCCATGCACGGCTCTGGCGTTGGAGTGCTTCGTCAGGGCTTGCTGGAGCACCCcgaggcggcgctttccgagctgccgcagctgctggcGGGCAATATTGTCCTGCAAGTGCCCGTCTTCACTATCTGGGGTGCGTGCGAGGATGTTCACGTCGTGGAGCGTTTCCGTACGCGTGAATACAATGTGCCGAACTTGCACATTCTTGACGAGGAATcgacgcaggcgctggatgtcggcggcgtgcgcctcCGCCTCTTGGGCCTCGGTGGCGCTGTAGTCATGCACAAATTGTTCGACAATGGTACGGGAAACAGTACCATTGCCGGCGCACACGGATCCATGTGGACGACTGTGTTGCAGATTGGCGCGCTAATCGAGACTGCACAGCACGTGTATGACCCCAGCGAAGTGCGCCTCCTCATTACCCACGGCTCGCCCGGCCGCGAAGGGCAgctggcgcagctggcgcATGCTCTCCGTGCAGATTTCACTTTGAGTGCCGGGCTGCATATGCGCTATGTAACGGTGTACAATGACTTTGGTGTACACACAAGCCTGGATGCCtaccgcgccaagctcctgCACGCCAAGTCGCAGTTCGAAGACGTATGGAAAAGTGTCGAGGCGCAAGTCGAGGCGACCATTGATCCCAgccagcggcgcctgcTGAGCAATGCACTTGGCGTAACCCTCCGCGTCCCGCAGCCGTTCCAGGCCGCTGCAGGActgcaaggcgcgcgcgacgagagCGCTTGGAAGCACATGTGGCACTGGAACTTGCCCGATGCGGGCCTCGGCTTGCTTGTGCTGGATATTGCGCATGGGCGCGTCCACACCGAAACTCACAGCCAGGGCATGAATTTTTCGAACCGCCGCGAAAAGCCACTGCCTGGCCCGAAAGCCAATGTAATGCTGTCcaaggagcgtgcgcttcCCGCCGTGCCCAAGGACCGTTTGCCCTCCAAAGAGCGCTTGGCCGAGCCGCGCTCCACTGTGGATAACATCCTGTTTTTGGGCCACATGGGCGACGCTTTTCCCATCGCGGAAGACgacgtgcgtgcatttTTTGTCGAGCATGCCGCTGGAATTACCCAGGTCGTTTTCTTCCCGCTTgaccgcacgcgccgcttggacaaggagcgcaaagaggAGGTTGGGTACCGTACATTTGTGCATGTCGTCTTCAAGGATGCGTTggctgcacaagcggctttggcgtgccgcgGACGGACAATCAAAAAGACCGACGTCGTGCCTACATTGGAGCCACTCGCGCGGAAAAATGGTGTCTCGGACCGCAAGGACCGCAAGGAGCGCGTGCCGAAGGAGAAGCGGGTGCTGCCAGAGGTGACGGCACCTGAGGAaatttttgcgcgcagtggACGCACTCGTGGGGGGCGCAGTATACGCGGTGGGCGCAACAAGGACCGTGCGGCCAAGGAGGGAGCGGTAGCGACCAAGCCTGTTGCCCAAAATGGTTTGTCGGAGGCGGAAGGAAAGGCAGGAGGAAAGACCGAAGGGAAGACGGACGTTAAAAGCCAGGACGCGTTGTCGGTAGCCGACGGTTCTGAAGCCAAGACGGAGGCCAAGACGGAGGCCAAGACGGAAGCCAAGACGGAGGCCAAGACGGAGGCCAAAAGCACGGAAACCAACGCGCCTGAGACCCACGCCCCGCCGGCCCAAAGCCCGCGAGCTCAAAGCCCGCGAGCCCAAGCCCCTGAGACCAAGGCACCAATAGAAGCGGCTGGCAATACCAGTGCCTAA
- the FUN12 gene encoding eukaryotic translation initiation factor 5B (BUSCO:EOG092610ZY; COG:J; EggNog:ENOG503NX6J), which produces MGKKKGNKKEEDDPFADLGENIAQNNAEYAPNDAEDAVDDDSKMYAHAKAYRSNEAELMGAEDAKDDAKDDAKAVADDIPEPSKVCILAQSSQQLLTKKEKERLKKEKEKAKKKAQAQTKKTAEDVSHAPAPSDQQATPAAPAEDEQESDDGDTAASAADKKKKKKKKKVAEPPAAPKKAPSAAVAALQARIAAQKKADEEARAAEEEERKRIEEQERKEREEEELKENERLRRKEKEKAKREQLKREGKLLTPKQKAEQKAAEARKAALLASGNITVAGMSDAGTGEKRSGRVVYDKKKRKGAPKPAEPKDAKETPQEEPKEELKEEPKEEPKEEPKEEPKEEPKEEPKELQHTEEFQDDVKDDWDAESDQESEPSQPPKNASVPENVDDGSDDGSDDGSDDGSDDHDELTSTQRQAAERRATAEKQRKDRMETALAARSKDNLRSPICCILGHVDTGKTKLLDKVRQTNVQDGEAGGITQQIGATYFPIDALKEKTLVLNNSDFDYKVPGLLIIDTPGHESFTNLRSRGSSLCNIAILVVDIMHGLEPQTLESIRLLRDRKTPFIVALNKVDRLYDWKATPNNAFQASLAQQSKSTQSEFMERLEKTKLAFAEQGLNAELYYNNKNLGRYVSLVPTSAHTGEGVPDMLQLLVSLTQDRMSDSLMYLTELECTVLEVKVLEGLGTTIDVVLSNGILHEGDKIVVTGLNGPIVTQIRALLTPQPMKELRVKGAYVHHKEVKAALGVKISAPDLDKAVAGSRLLVCQPGDDEETLKEEVMSDLTSLLNSVDKSGRGVCVQASTLGSLEALLEFLKQSKIPVSGINIGPVYKKDVMRCATMLEKAKELACILCFDVPVDKEADRLAGELGVRLFTADIIYHLFDSFTKYSTEIAESKKKDAAVMAVWPCRLHTIAAFAKRDPIILGCDILDGSLRIGTPLCVVHSDPTTKKKEVVSIGRVTSLEINHKPRDVVQKKDVGAGVAVRIEPSLNEAPKMFGRHLDEKDEIYSLISRQSIDALKYVFYI; this is translated from the coding sequence ATGGGAAAGAAAAAGGGGAACAAGAAAGAGGAGGACGATCCTTTCGCAGACTTGGGCGAAAACATTGCGCAGAACAATGCTGAGTATGCGCCCAATGATGCAGAAGATGCTGTAGATGACGACAGCAAAATGTACGCACACGCTAAAGCTTATCGCAGCAACGAAGCCGAGCTGATGGGCGCTGAGGATGCCAAAGACGATGCCAAAGACGATGCCAAAGCTGTGGCGGATGATATACCGGAGCCATCAAAGGTGTGTATACTGGCTCAGAGCTCACAGCAGCTATTGACAAAGAAGGAGAAAGAGCGGCTCAAGAAGGAAAAGGAAAAGGCAAAGAAGaaggcgcaagcgcaaacTAAGAAGACCGCGGAGGACGTCTCGCATGCTCCGGCGCCAAGTGACCAGCAGGCGACTCCTGCTGCACCCGCGGAAGACGAGCAGGAGAGTGACGATGGCGACACTGCTGCATCCGCTGCGGAtaagaagaagaagaagaagaagaagaaggtTGCTGAGCCTCCTGCAGCACCCAAGAAGGCGCCTTCAGCCGCTGTGGCTGCACTCCAGGCCCGCATTGCCGCGCAGAAAAAGGCAGAcgaagaggcgcgtgcggccGAGGAGGAAGAACGCAAGCGTATCGAGGAACAGGAGCGAaaggagcgcgaagaagaagagcTGAAGGAGAATGAACGACTGCGTCGCAAGGAGAAGGAGAAggcaaagcgcgagcagctcaagcGCGAGGGCAAACTGCTCACACCGAAACAAAAGGCCGAGCAGAAGGCTGCAGAGGCGCGTAAAGCGGCATTGCTTGCCAGCGGGAACATTACGGTGGCTGGTATGAGTGACGCGGGCACGGGCGAAAAACGGTCTGGGCGCGTAGTCTATGATaagaagaagaggaaaGGAGCACCGAAACCTGCTGAGCCCAAGGATGCTAAGGAGACGCCCCAGGAGGAGCCCAAGGAGGAGCTCAAGGAGGAGCCCAAGGAGGAGCCCAAGGAGGAGCCCAAGGAGGAGCCCAAGGAGGAGCCCAAGGAGGAGCCCAAGGAGCTTCAGCACACAGAAGAATTTCAAGACGATGTCAAAGACGATTGGGACGCAGAGTCAGACCAAGAGTCTGAGCCCTCGCAGCCGCCAAAGAATGCATCTGTGCCAGAAAACGTCGACGATGGCTCCGACGACGGCTCCGACGACGGCTCCGACGACGGCTCCGATGATCACGATGAGCTTACCAGCACCCAGCGCCAGGCCGCAGAACGCCGCGCCACAGCCGAAAAACAACGCAAAGACCGCATGGAGACTGCGCTGGCCGCACGTAGCAAAGACAACCTTCGCAGCCCCATTTGCTGTATCTTGGGCCACGTCGATACCGGCAAGACGAAGCTGCTAGACAAGGTGCGCCAAACCAACGTGCAGGATGGCGAAGCAGGTGGTATCACACAGCAAATCGGCGCCACGTATTTCCCTATTGATGCGCTGAAAGAAAAAACCTTGGTCCTGAACAATAGCGACTTTGACTACAAGGTCCCTGGCCTGCTCATCATCGATACGCCCGGTCACGAATCGTTTACCAACCTTCGttcgcgcggctcgtccTTGTGCAATATTGCCATTCTTGTCGTGGATATCATGCACGGTCTCGAACCGCAGACGCTGGAGAGTATCCGTCTGTTGCGCGACCGAAAGACGCCGTTCATTGTTGCGCTGAACAAGGTGGACCGTTTGTACGACTGGAAAGCCACGCCGAACAATGCATTCCAAGCGAgtctcgcgcagcaaagcaAGAGCACGCAGAGCGAGTTTATGGAGCGTTTGGAAAAAACTAAACTGGCATTTGCCGAGCAAGGCCTTAATGCCGAGCTTTACTACAACAACAAAAATTTGGGCCGCTACGTCTCCCTCGTACCGACCAGTGCGCATACGGGTGAAGGTGTGCCGGACATGCTCCAACTGCTCGTCTCGCTCACCCAGGACCGTATGAGCGACAGTCTCATGTATCTTACCGAGCTGGAGTGCACGGTACTGGAAGTCAAGGTCCTTGAAGGTCTTGGCACCACGATTGACGTTGTGCTTTCCAACGGTATTCTCCACGAGGGCGACAAGATTGTCGTTACTGGGCTTAACGGCCCGATTGTGACACAAatccgtgcgctgctcacgcCCCAGCCGATGAAGGAACTGCGTGTAAAGGGCGCGTATGTGCACCACAAAGAAGTCAAGGCCGCGTTGGGTGTCAAGATCAGTGCGCCTGATCTGGACAAGGCCGTCGCTGGCTCGCGCCTGCTGGTCTGCCAGCccggcgacgacgaagagacGTTGAAGGAAGAGGTGATGAGCGATCTGACCTCTTTGCTCAACTCGGTAGACAAGTCGGGCCGCGGCGTCTGTGTCCAGGCGTCCACGCTTGGCTCGCTGGAAGCACTGCTCGAGTTCTTGAAGCAGTCCAAGATCCCCGTCTCTGGCATTAACATCGGCCCTGTTTACAAGAAAGATGTCATGCGCTGTGCCACGATGCTGGAAAAAGCAAAGGAACTTGCGTGCATTTTGTGTTTCGATGTGCCTGTGGACAAGGAGGCCGATCGTCTTGCCGGGGAACTCGGTGTGCGTCTCTTTACAGCCGACATTATCTACCATCTGTTCGACAGCTTCACAAAGTACAGCACAGAGATTGCCGAGTCGAAGAAGAAGGATGCTGCAGTTATGGCTGTGTGGCCTTGCCGCCTGCACACCATTGCCGCCTTTGCAAAACGCGATCCTATTATCCTTGGGTGCGACATTTTGGACGGTTCGCTCCGtatcggcacgccgctctGTGTGGTCCATTCGGATCCAACTACGAAGAAGAAGGAAGTAGTTTCTATCGGCCGCGTCACTTCTCTCGAGATTAATCACAAGCCACGCGATGTTGTGCAAAAGAAGGACGTAGGCGCAGGTGTTGCTGTCCGGATTGAGCCCAGCCTCAACGAGGCGCCCAAGATGTTTGGCCGTCACTTGGACGAGAAGGACGAAATCTACTCACTAATCAGTCGCCAATCCATTGATGCGCTCAAGTATGTATTCTATATATGA